A stretch of the Porifericola rhodea genome encodes the following:
- a CDS encoding mandelate racemase/muconate lactonizing enzyme family protein, translating to MKKQKAWIGKLLHPAQENSAQGRRNFMQKAGLGGLAIGSTFLNSPVEETLAYSTQKVKRLSAPSELKITDMRIAQYDNVPLLRIDTNQGIYGLGDVRDGADKRYALFLKSRILGENPCNVERIFRKIKQFGWHGRQGGGVSGVEMALWDLAGKAYGVPVYQLFGGKYRDKVRIYVDTPTVNDPDEFAQRMKARVEQGYTILKMDVGIGLIKDIPGALTNTSHWGEMRGWSDLDVSSYTQTMHPLTRVQITEKGVDLLTEYIAKTRELIGYEVPLGIDHLGHMGVNSMIKLGKAFEPYTLSWLEDMVPWQHTEDWKTISDALDTPTMTGEDIYHKENFYDLITKKAVDIVHPDPGSAGGLLQTKLIGDLAEEYGIAMAVHHAASPVSFLGSVHAVASTYNFIALEHHSVDKSWWDDLITGVEKPIVKDGYVNVPEKPGIGVELNEDVVKEHLRKGEKFFAPTEEWNEIRSWDRLWS from the coding sequence ATGAAAAAACAGAAAGCATGGATAGGCAAGCTTTTGCATCCTGCTCAGGAGAATAGTGCTCAGGGCAGAAGAAACTTTATGCAAAAGGCGGGGTTGGGAGGGCTAGCTATCGGTTCAACTTTTTTAAACAGCCCGGTAGAAGAGACCCTGGCATATAGCACGCAAAAGGTGAAAAGGCTGAGCGCACCAAGCGAACTAAAAATTACCGATATGCGCATTGCCCAGTACGATAATGTTCCTTTGCTGAGGATAGATACCAATCAGGGAATATATGGCCTGGGAGACGTAAGAGACGGAGCTGATAAGCGGTATGCCCTTTTTCTGAAAAGCCGGATTTTAGGAGAAAACCCCTGCAATGTTGAGCGTATTTTCAGAAAGATAAAGCAGTTTGGCTGGCATGGCAGGCAGGGAGGAGGTGTATCCGGAGTAGAAATGGCCCTCTGGGATCTGGCAGGTAAAGCTTATGGTGTACCAGTATATCAGCTTTTTGGAGGCAAGTACCGTGATAAAGTGCGTATCTATGTAGATACGCCCACCGTAAATGATCCTGACGAGTTTGCCCAAAGAATGAAGGCCAGGGTGGAGCAGGGTTATACAATCCTCAAAATGGATGTTGGTATTGGGCTGATCAAAGATATCCCTGGTGCCCTTACCAATACATCGCATTGGGGAGAAATGCGTGGCTGGTCCGATCTGGATGTAAGCAGCTATACCCAAACCATGCATCCCCTCACACGGGTGCAGATTACTGAGAAAGGAGTAGACCTGCTTACAGAGTACATTGCCAAAACCAGAGAGCTAATAGGTTACGAAGTGCCTCTGGGAATTGACCATCTTGGGCATATGGGTGTCAATAGTATGATTAAGCTGGGCAAAGCTTTTGAGCCATACACTTTGTCCTGGCTGGAAGATATGGTGCCCTGGCAACATACTGAGGACTGGAAGACCATTTCTGACGCTCTTGACACTCCCACTATGACAGGCGAAGATATCTACCACAAAGAGAACTTTTATGATCTCATTACCAAAAAAGCAGTAGATATTGTCCATCCAGACCCGGGTAGTGCGGGTGGCTTGTTACAGACTAAACTTATCGGAGATCTGGCAGAAGAATATGGTATTGCTATGGCTGTTCACCATGCTGCTTCACCGGTTTCTTTCCTGGGCAGTGTACATGCTGTAGCTTCTACTTACAACTTTATTGCGCTGGAACACCATTCAGTTGACAAAAGCTGGTGGGATGACCTGATTACAGGCGTGGAAAAACCTATTGTGAAAGATGGCTATGTCAATGTACCGGAGAAGCCGGGCATAGGCGTAGAACTTAATGAAGATGTAGTGAAAGAACACCTGAGAAAAGGAGAAAAATTCTTTGCGCCTACAGAAGAATGGAACGAGATACGCTCCTGGGACCGACTATGGAGCTGA
- a CDS encoding RraA family protein: MKRNYWIFCISLVLLCSGTPASAQFITMTKEAMVELTSDWKGERYPDGRPKVSQNLLDRAKNISIEEAWGVLRNKGYHAQFDGGWKMIHEDEPIVGRALTAQYMPLRPDMDEDIKAQGEREGRIGGSNSWPIDELQMGDVYVADGYGKIIDGTLIGDNLGNSIYAKSGNGVIFDGSLRDLGGLEKIEGFNAFVRGWDPSFIKDMMLTGINKPIRIGRATVLPGDVVLAKREGVIFIPAHLAEEVITHAEFIALRDQFGHQMLREGKYTPGEIDRRWTDDIKEDFLSWLDDNPDKLPMTRAELDAFMKDRTW; this comes from the coding sequence ATGAAGAGAAACTATTGGATCTTCTGCATCTCTCTCGTACTGCTGTGCTCCGGCACCCCTGCTTCTGCGCAGTTTATTACCATGACCAAAGAGGCTATGGTTGAGCTTACATCTGACTGGAAAGGGGAACGCTATCCAGATGGGCGCCCCAAAGTGTCTCAAAACTTACTGGATCGTGCTAAAAATATTTCTATTGAAGAAGCCTGGGGGGTACTGAGAAACAAAGGCTACCATGCCCAGTTTGATGGGGGCTGGAAGATGATACACGAAGATGAGCCTATTGTGGGGCGTGCTCTTACTGCGCAATACATGCCGCTACGCCCAGATATGGATGAAGACATCAAAGCTCAGGGAGAAAGAGAGGGGCGCATAGGAGGCTCTAATTCCTGGCCTATAGACGAACTACAGATGGGTGATGTATATGTGGCAGATGGTTACGGAAAAATAATTGATGGAACACTCATAGGAGACAATCTGGGTAATTCTATTTATGCCAAATCAGGTAATGGAGTCATCTTTGACGGCTCTTTGCGCGACTTAGGCGGGCTTGAGAAAATTGAAGGCTTTAATGCTTTTGTCCGTGGTTGGGACCCTTCCTTCATTAAAGATATGATGCTGACTGGCATCAACAAGCCAATCCGAATCGGTAGAGCAACTGTACTGCCAGGCGATGTAGTACTGGCAAAAAGAGAAGGTGTCATTTTTATTCCGGCACATCTGGCTGAAGAAGTTATTACCCATGCAGAATTTATAGCATTGCGAGACCAGTTTGGGCATCAGATGCTAAGAGAGGGGAAATACACTCCTGGAGAAATAGACCGGCGCTGGACCGATGATATTAAAGAAGACTTTTTGAGCTGGCTGGACGATAATCCCGACAAACTTCCTATGACTCGTGCGGAACTTGATGCTTTTATGAAAGACCGTACCTGGTAA
- a CDS encoding mandelate racemase/muconate lactonizing enzyme family protein, translating to MNTKKLHQLFKLPSKGKQEGGDHISEAQNGRRDFLQKAGLGGLALGGFMHRSVEETLEYSMQKVNRSSNPSDLKITDLRVVEIANAPMPCPVIRIDTNQGIYGLGEVRDHASPKYALFLKSRILGENPCNVDRIFKKIKQFGGHSRQAGGVCGVEMALWDLAGKAYNVPAYQLVGGKFRDKVRLYCDTAGSPDPITYAKRMKARVDEGFTFLKMDFGIQMLKDEDNVVINKKMYDIGQQWSREYGSYGTTAHPFTRIQVTDAGLEKVAEYVKQVRDVVGYEIPLAADHFGHFDTNEAIRLGRVLEPYRLAYLEDLIPWQYTEKWKEITNNITTPTLTGEDIYLKEEFIKLIDARAVDMIHPDLASSGGILETKKIGDYAEEHGVPMMMHFAGTPVSMMANVHCAAATQNFIALEHHSVDIDWWEDLVTGIEKPIVQDGHIKVPEKPGLGVELNEDVVKEHMKKGTKYFAPTPEWDTIDSADRLWS from the coding sequence ATGAATACCAAAAAATTACATCAATTATTTAAACTACCTTCAAAAGGAAAACAGGAAGGAGGAGACCATATTTCTGAAGCACAAAATGGCCGACGAGATTTCTTGCAAAAAGCCGGACTAGGTGGGCTCGCTCTGGGAGGATTTATGCATCGCTCCGTAGAAGAGACCTTAGAATACAGCATGCAAAAAGTCAATCGGAGCTCCAATCCATCAGATTTAAAAATCACTGACCTGAGAGTTGTTGAGATCGCGAATGCACCTATGCCTTGTCCGGTAATTAGGATAGATACTAATCAGGGAATATACGGCTTGGGAGAGGTTAGAGATCATGCCAGCCCTAAGTATGCGCTATTTCTAAAAAGCCGCATTTTGGGAGAAAACCCTTGCAATGTAGATCGTATCTTCAAAAAGATAAAGCAGTTTGGAGGGCACTCTCGTCAGGCCGGAGGGGTGTGTGGTGTAGAAATGGCCCTCTGGGATCTGGCAGGTAAAGCTTACAATGTGCCCGCATACCAGTTGGTAGGAGGTAAGTTTAGAGACAAAGTAAGGCTGTACTGCGACACGGCAGGCTCACCAGACCCTATCACATATGCCAAACGTATGAAGGCTCGGGTAGATGAAGGTTTTACTTTTCTTAAAATGGATTTTGGTATACAGATGCTGAAAGATGAAGACAATGTTGTCATCAATAAAAAGATGTATGACATAGGGCAGCAGTGGAGCAGAGAATACGGTAGCTATGGTACTACAGCCCACCCTTTTACACGCATTCAGGTTACCGATGCCGGGTTGGAGAAAGTGGCAGAATATGTTAAGCAGGTGAGAGATGTGGTAGGTTACGAAATTCCTCTGGCTGCCGACCATTTCGGACATTTTGATACCAATGAAGCCATTCGTCTGGGTAGGGTGCTGGAGCCTTATCGTCTGGCTTATCTGGAAGATTTAATTCCCTGGCAGTACACAGAAAAGTGGAAAGAAATTACAAATAATATCACCACACCAACACTTACCGGAGAAGATATTTATCTGAAAGAAGAATTTATTAAACTAATAGATGCAAGGGCTGTAGATATGATTCATCCCGATCTTGCTTCTTCTGGGGGTATACTGGAAACCAAAAAAATAGGGGACTATGCAGAAGAGCATGGTGTACCCATGATGATGCACTTTGCCGGAACACCCGTTTCAATGATGGCGAATGTACACTGTGCCGCGGCTACTCAGAATTTTATCGCCCTGGAGCATCATTCGGTAGATATTGATTGGTGGGAAGATTTGGTAACAGGTATAGAAAAGCCAATTGTTCAGGATGGCCACATCAAAGTGCCCGAAAAACCAGGACTGGGAGTAGAGCTTAATGAGGATGTAGTAAAAGAGCATATGAAGAAAGGAACCAAATATTTTGCACCTACCCCCGAATGGGATACCATAGACTCAGCCGATAGGCTCTGGAGTTAA